The following coding sequences lie in one Stigmatopora nigra isolate UIUO_SnigA chromosome 4, RoL_Snig_1.1, whole genome shotgun sequence genomic window:
- the LOC144195157 gene encoding bile salt-activated lipase-like produces MKMEARTAILGAALISLYLTLVSAAKLGVVQTEAGKVRGVNRAMGLFSSVDVFKGIPFADTPRLWEKPKPHPGWDGVMKATKYAERCLQVTLLQTETRGSIDCLYLNIFVPQGHKLSSDLPVMVYVFGGAFLLGASNDLAILGDSLYDGKEMAQRGNVVVVTANYRVGTLGFLSSGDSRVPGNYALWDQYAAISWVRRNIAAFGGNPDNVTIFGQSAGAASVSYQMLSPYSKGLFQRAITQSGVALCPWALQREPMALTKKIARKVGCYRSDEDLMLTCLKMTDPVGLTLAGKVDILQIFGKGVVMDLLELAPVVDGDFIPDEPARLFHNAANVDYLAGINSMDGHIFAGVDVPSINKRKANTTVEDVRDLLAGLTKEKGTVAVDSAFSIYSAHWGSIPDPAAVKQTVADIETDFLFLVPTQIALRLHTNHSSGGRTFSYLFNQNTRIPGFPRWVEAEHSEELQYLFGKPFSTPLVYFPRHRDLSRHLIACWSNFAKTGDPSQGDNKVLANWPAFSKSHHPYRMINHEMSKSPVSYDLRGEYVNYWMKTYSHLPSAR; encoded by the exons ATGAAGATGGAGGCCCGAACAGCAATCCTGGGAGCGGCACTGATAAGCCTCTATCTCACTTTAGTCTCAGCTGCAAAG CTAGGTGTGGTTCAAACGGAGGCCGGTAAGGTTCGAGGAGTCAACCGAGCCATGGGACTCTTCAGTTCGGTGGATGTATTCAAAGGGATCCCCTTTGCTGACACACCGAGATTGTGGGAGAAACCAAAACCTCATCCGGGATGGGACG GAGTTATGAAAGCCACCAAGTATGCTGAGCGTTGCCTGCAGGTGACGCTGCTGCAAACGGAAACTCGAGGCAGCATTGATTGCCTCTACctcaacatattcgtgcctcaAGGACACAAGT TGTCATCCGACCTGCCTGTCATGGTGTACGTGTTTGGGGGCGCCTTCCTACTTGGAGCATCCAATGATCTGGCTATCCTGGGAGACTCGCTCTACGACGGCAAGGAAATGGCACAAAGGGGGAATGTGGTGGTGGTGACAGCCAACTACCGGGTGGGCACATTGGGCTTCCTCAGTAGCGGAGACTCTCGTGTACCGG GAAACTATGCCCTGTGGGATCAGTATGCCGCTATCTCCTGGGTGCGACGGAATATTGCAGCCTTTGGAGGAAACCCGGACAATGTGACCATCTTTGGACAGTCGGCGGGCGCCGCCAGCGTCAGCTATCAG ATGTTGTCTCCATACAGTAAAGGATTGTTCCAGCGGGCCATCACTCAAAGCGGTGTGGCTTTGTGCCCTTGGGCCTTGCAGAGGGAACCAATGGCACTGACCAAAAAG ATTGCCCGTAAGGTGGGTTGTTACCGTAGCGATGAGGACTTGATGTTGACATGTCTGAAGATGACCGATCCGGTGGGCCTTACCTTAGCAGGGAAAGTTGACATTCTGCAAATATTCGGGAAAG GCGTGGTCATGGACCTACTAGAACTAGCCCCTGTTGTGGATGGCGACTTCATACCTGACGAGCCTGCACGTCTTTTCCACAATGCTGCCAACGTGGACTACCTGGCCGGAATCAACTCCATGGACGGCCACATTTTCGCTGGAGTTGATGTGCCCTCTATTAACAAGAGGAAGGCCAACACCACTGT GGAGGACGTGCGGGATCTCTTAGCGGGCTTGACCAAAGAGAAAGGCACAGTGGCGGTGGATTCTGCATTCAGTATCTACTCCGCCCATTGGGGATCCATCCCGGATCCAGCGGCAGTGAAACAGACAGTGGCCGACATCGAAACCGACTTCCTGTTCTTGGTGCCGACTCAGATCGCGCTCCGGCTCCACACCAATCACAGCAG CGGTGGCCGGACCTTCTCCTACCTGTTCAACCAGAATACTCGTATCCCAGGATTTCCTCGCTGGGTAGAGGCAGAGCATAGCGAGGAACTGCAGTACCTCTTTGGGAAACCTTTCTCCACCCCACTAGTCTACTTCCCACGACACCGCGACCTATCACGACACTTGATTGCGTGCTGGAGCAATTTCGCCAAGACAGG TGATCCCAGCCAAGGAGACAATAAAGTTCTAGCCAATTGGCCCGCCTTCAGCAAATCTCATCATCCTTATCGGATGATCAACCATGAGATGAGCAAGTCACCTGTCAG CTACGACTTGAGAGGGGAATATGTCAACTACTGGATGAAGACGTACAGCCACCTGCCATCAGCACGATGA